TCCGTGTCCCCCTCCacgcgggcggggcgggcccgaTAGTGCGTGTCCTGACGctgtgtgcagagctgctgcggTTGGTCCCCATCATGTATCGTATTGGGTGGAGAAGAGGAACATTAAtaagacaaatttttttcagcactgttGCTTATTTTAGTGGAAAGACATATGTCAACAATGCATAATACAGCGTTACTGGTTTCACTGAATGATACAGAACCACGTTGAAGAACTGTGCTGTCAGATGGTATCAATCTGtaagacttttttctctttttgtctgttACAGGGGGAAGAACAAAATGGCATCAGGGACAGCAGTGAACGCCACTCCTTCAGGAGGATCAAACGATGTGAGCCTGGAGGAACCAAAGAAGATGACAAGggaagactggaggaaaaagaaggaattagaagaacaaagaaaactagGAAATGCACCTGCTGAGgtggatgaagaaggaaagtAAGTTTTATTAAAGCCATGGTTATTCCAAAGCTACTggttaaaaatgtcttttttcttgttgtgaTTACAGAATAATCCTGAGGGTGATACATGATTTCTGCATGAGTCATTGCAGAAGTAAATAGTTGAACTTTGTGAATTTGCTTTTAACATTCCGGTCATCCTCAGAAAACAGATATTTGCCAAAAAAATGTAGGTTCAGTGTTTATCTACTGTGATCTATTGACGGTGCTGCTAAAAAGTCCCATCTATGCAGCTGCTTACaagtagtattttaaaagtgaccAAAACGTAGTACTGGGGAACTTTACTGCATACCTTATCTGTTCCCTCTCTCTTGCTTCTACAAGGCTTGTTGCTTCTGAGAAGAGAAATGTTACTATTTTTGTGCTCAGTAACATTGCATAGAGTAAGGTATTTGATTTGGAGTTAGGAGTTTAGGTGAATTAGATGGCAGCAAAATCTCAGTGAAAGTCTGTGTTTATCTAGTTAAATTAGAGTTTATTTTGCAATGCATTGTAACAACTTCATTACTTTATTATCACTCCTAAAGCACTACACTTCAATGTGGGAGTTATTTGTTAGGCTAAGTagtatgtgggtttttttccctatgctGTGTATTTATTACACAACATCTTTTACAGAGATATCAATCCGCATATTCCTCAGTACATATCCTCAGTACCATGGTACATAGATCCTTCTAAAAGACCTACACTAAAGCATCAGAGACCTCAgccagagaagcagaaacagtATAGCTCCTCTGGAGATTGGTACAAACGAGGAGTTCAAGAGgtatgcaaaatgtttttgtcataAAATAAAGATCTGGTTTGATTCCgtgaggaaataatttctggttACATGTTTTTGAGGGAGATAGGAGCTGGGAATTCTTATTCAGCAGGCAAGTCACAGTGTTTGGTAATAAACAAAATATGTGTTCTGGGGTTGGGTAGACCATGCACGCTTTAGttgtattgaaaaaaataattagttatTTGGAACACGTATATGAGTCTTGCCACAAGTTTGTACaacactgtctttttttgttgtttagcaTGCTATAGCAACTAGATACCGTAAAGGAGCTTGCGAGAACTGTGGTGCATtgacacacaaaaagaaagactgCATGGAGGTAAACCTGACTTTTGTTGATGTTTTAATGGTTTTGAAAACAATGTGAATTCTAATCTTAGtgaaatagataaaataaaaattactagtttttaaaaagctattttgaaaaAGGTTACAAGTATTGAAAGCTGGCTTgaaaatttctaaataaattgtTATGTAGGAagaatgaagggaaaaaatgataCCATTCAGGGTGTTGCTCATGAATTCTGTTTGTGATAAGCACTGCAATAATAGGTGAAAATGTTTAGCTCTTCATGTTAATTTGCTTTAGCTCAAGTGCTGCTGTACctgtctttctgtttcatttcagctaGAAGCCATCCCCAGAAACTGTGTTCTAATTGCTttcttaattttggaaaatagaCTTAGAAATTGATGGGGTTTGGAGTCAGTTGCactactttaaaatacagaaatgaactacttgtatttatttagaGTTCACAGGCTTATAGTGCTGAACTTAACTGGCTTTAGAGGAGCTCAAttgatgctatttttaaagggaTATCTGAGTAAGTAACATATTTTAGTGTAATGGACTGATccagccattttttttcctttcagagaccCAGGAAAGTTGGAGCAAAATACACAGGCATGAATATTGCACCAGATGAACATGTGCAGCCTCAACTGATGTTTGATTATGACGGAAAGCGAGATCGTTGGAATGGTTATAACCCAGAAGAGCACATGAAGATTGTAGAGGAATATTCCAAGGTTGATTTGGTATGTAGGTGCTATGGCTTACTGGGGAAAGGTTTAGTGTTTGGGTTGGCTGGGGGGAGGAACGTTTGTTATGTGCACTGTTAATATTAGACCTTGTGCTGTATTCATAATGAAAAAGCGAGATGCATTCTGTGTTTGATAGCAAACTTCacttaaactgaaaattcagatcTGAACTGGCAACTGAGTATGAGTCTGTACAATAAATGAAGTGTCTCTCCAGATTGCTTACTTTTTAATAGACAAGCTGTAGAATTTATTACCCAAGATGCGGATTGAATTGCaggcaagaaaggaaattattatcTGGCTGTATTAGAGCCAATAAATCTGTATCTATTTTGTCACCTCATTCATGTTATTTTACTTATGAATCCTTTTTGTTACCATGATGGAGCAGTGGACTATTTGTACATGGCCCTGTGCAGATTAGCACCTGGCTGTCGGCGTTAACTTTCTATATGTACGCACCAAATCCATGTGGACACTATTAactttttagaaggaaaaaaaaaaaaaaatttcactacCTTGGCTGGATGTTGGCTGCCTGTTCCAAAAGGTAGTTAGATGCCTTACTAACTTCCTTCAGTGCCTGGTCCTCAATATTTTCCTATAATGCTTAGGAAAGCTAATGCTAAATGTGATGTGATCAGTGTGTATAAATGTCTAATGGGAATGCttgaagacagagccagactttTCTCAGTAGTATCTAGTGACAGGACAAGCAGCagtgggcacaaattgaaatacaagaaattctgtttaaacataagaaaaaaatgttctacTGTAAGGGTGATCAAACAGTGGAACAGCTTGCCCAGTAAGGCTGGGGAGTCTCCATGCTTGGAGGTAATCAAAACCTGCctagacatggtcctgggcaacttgTTGTAGCCAAgcctgctttcagcagggggATTGTCCTTGGCAGTCTCCAGAGGTACCTCCAATATCAACTGCTCTGTGGTTCTATGATGTCgaaacacatacaaaaattcACTACATGCTGCTTTAAAATCTCACATACTAGACTTTGGTGCTTCCTGGATGAACCATAAATACTTGCACCATCAGTCATGAAGTACCTCAAGCACTGAAGTTTCTAACTAGATTATGAGGACACAATAATAAAACAtggttgtttttaaacactattGAACTAAAATAAGCTCTCTTTCTTAAAGTAGGATGAATGTAGTAATGGTATAGCTGCATAAACTCTAGTAAACTGTTCTATTTAACAGTATaatataaaatagtaaaatgGTTAGTATacataatttcctttccttgagGCTCAAAAACCAACGTGGTAAAGCATACGAGTAGAGACAAGCTCTAGGCTGCTGATTTTTTACAAGCACCCAGAGAATTAAAAACCccatttttttgtaataatgaatacattttaaatgacagcaGTCACAAGAGATGCTTATGATAAGTATTACTACACActtgccattaaaaagaaatattaaaacaaatggtTTTTCATGATACGCAGGCCAAACGTACACTGAAAGCCCAGAAGCTTCAGGAAGAGTTAGCATCAGGAAAGCTGGAGCAAGTGGTAAGTAAACTAAACcctaatttgtttttgtttaggctgaataaaaatacaacaggTTACTACTTCTCTCTAATGCTTTTACTCTCTATACAGGGTCTGCTATTGTTTTTTATGCCCTTCAGTAATTTAAAGATTTTCCTAGCACCAGCATATTCTGTGTCACATTCAAGAATTTGAAGCATCTTCTTTCAAATGAgagttgctttgttttccccttaTGGGCAAAAATTCTGTGTGATTATTATTCTTGCTAAAATTAATGACATGGAATTTTGGATtagaaaaacttgttttccatGTAGTAATTTTGTTCAtatactgaaatgctttttttatattcaaAGATTGTTACATTTGACTAATGTTGAGGTAATGACTATTATGTGACTGTGGATTGTTTTAGTAATGCTTAGTATAAATTGGAATAGGAAggtattttctttgtcttagaACCaaacttgtttcttcttcagtcGTTGCTATGACTATTTGCAGTGTCTCTGGCTATTTGAAGGCTGAGCATATGTTACTTCCCTCTGGCTTATAACTGCAGAGTTTGCATATTCCACTAACTTTTACAAGCTCCTTTTAGATTATAGACAATGCTTTTGATAATCTCTGAtataaaattctaattttaaaaggcatttctgaTAATATTCTAAGTTtataaaatggggaaaaagtagAGACTGCTACTGGTCAGAAGtagatttttaaatcaatattgtaagaaagaaaacagcaagcaaaaGACTACATACAATTGGGCCTCCATTTTCCAGAGGTTGTCACCTTGCATTTTGTCACTAGATGGCAGAGTGAACTTAATCTCCAACCCAGCAGAAACTACAGCGTTCTGACCTTCCCGATAGAAAagattctctctctttttaatgcCTGTTTTCACCACAAGGCAAACGTTGTTGGCTTCCATATACTTATTCCTTATAAAATGGAGCTGTAAGAAGAAAAGTATGTTCGAAACATAAGAACTATTTCTGATAGAGAGGACCAAGACTGATTTGCATAGTCAGTGCTGGCCAATTTGCTGGTCAGTCTTCCAGGACTCACAGTTATTTCCATCTTTCCTGCTGCAAGTATTCTCAAGTTAGAGGCtaagcaggttaaaaaaataaattcgGGCTATGTTTCTCCATATTAAATTATGGCTTCTGATTCATGCTCAGTATTCCTGTCAGTCCTAACTAAATACTTGCATACatatcttaattatttttttttaagctttcagaTTTGAATCTTGGTTATATTTGCATGATATGAAGTATTCTAGTCTAAAACATTAGTGTTCAAAGGCGTAGCAAGCTCTGAATAACTGTGACAGTTCTAGAATTTGCTATTCTTGCAAAGGCTTGGAAATTTAGTTGGGAATGCAATGACAAGGTCTCCAATATGTATCTGTAATAGAGACACTTATAAGCTCTTTCCTAGAACGTTATATAGCAGTCTTTGTGCATTTTGTGCCACAagtaaattgtattttgtatcCAGCATCAAGCTCTGCTTTGATTGCTCTTTATATCCCTGccagctttcctttctccactaTCTTGTCTTTGCTGATGTGCTCTTTGTTTGCTGCAGAACTCCCCAAGACACCagtggggagaagaggagccAAATTCACAGACAGTAAGATGATTACCCACTGCATCACACCATGGGCAGAAAAAAGGACCTATAGTTAGTGGAACAGTGAAACAAGGGCGGCATAAGGGTTTGAATGTTGGGTTAGTGCCACTGGCTGCCTATTCTTTCGGGCAGAGCTTGTTGGATTTCATAGagggggtttttggttttgttttaattcctgtGTGTTGTCAAACCTTAGAGATGCAAGCAAAAAACTAGTTTTTAATATGTGGTATATTTTGCCCAAGATAAATGTGATGATATTAAGAAACCAGTTACATTTTTTGTAACTGTTTCCATATGAGGAAGTGGAAATCCTTTAACAagagtatttctgaaagctgttgACTGTTAGATTAGCATGACAGCACAGTTAAGCCCAGGTAAATGATGTTAGCTTTTAACTACAGGGATTGCAGAATTGTTAATGAAACCCCTAAAATCAGATTCTCGTATTTGTCTCTAGAGTGAATGTCCTCTTTTGTTTACAAGTTTCCCATCTCTTCTCAGGAAAGAGATCATAACAGtgaagatgaagatgaagatAAATATGCAGATGACATTGATATGCCTGGGCAGAACTTTGACTCTAAAAGACGTATCACAGTTCGAAATTTACGTATTCGGGAAGATATTGCAAAAGTGAGTAAAGAATTCTTTACAGATGTTCTTTTGTATTCACaagagttaatttaaaaaaattgtacgCTCAGTTATTGATGAGTTTACGTAGGGGTCTTGGGGTTTGGAGGTTAAAGTCTATTCACAGTTCTCTTCCTGCTCATGTTACGACTTCATCAAGGTCATCCTTTTACACAGgtataactttttaaaatgtctaagCTGGGGGATACAGGAGTAACTTCAGTTCTTTCAAAATCATAAATATCAAATATGTTGTGTGTTGTTTCTTTCCCTAGTACTTGAGGAATCTAGATCCAAACTCTGCTTATTATGATCCCAAAACAAGAGCAATGAGGGAGAACCCATATGCCAATACAGGCAAGAATCCAGATGAGTAAGTTAAAACAGTCATGCTTGTGTATCCAACAAAACTCTGTTAAAAATGAGACTaatagttttgtattttcttttatctgtatGTCGTTTTACTAATGAATCTCTAGTCAGTTATGGATAGAAGTAGTagtaaatatggaaaaaattgttttgtttagcAGCACTTTTTGTTTTAGTATATAAAAGTGTTAGTAATGCTGGCCCTTAATCTTCAGGGATATGTGGACCACCACTTGGTGTAATGATCTGTACAAGGATTAGAACACTGCTGTATCTAGAGGTGATACCTGTAAACAATAATGATGTTTATGTAAAGTATTTCAGTAACCAAATCTTAAGCTTCATCCCTTGTTTGTTGGGAGGTATTCAGCACTGGAGACTAGCATGGAGTATCTGTAGTAGCTAACTAAATGCTTGAATTGAGAGCTAGAGCTGCTCATATATTAATGGAGTCTGCATAGAAAAGGTCTGAAAGCTTTGGCATTGTCTAGATAGACAGCTTAATTAAAGAATGCCATAGGCTGGCTTTTGGCTGCACATAAGGCTGTCTCACTTAAAACCCGAGTCAAGCACTTGAGCTGTGACCCTGCCTTAACCTGTGTAGTGCTGTGGACTTACAGAGTAGACAGGCTGTGAGTAGAAACATTTATTCAGAGTACAGTAATTGGATTAGCTCGCTGCCTGAAATAGAATGGCAGTGGCTAAATGCTAGCAAATAATGCTCTTTCCACCTCTCCTTGCCCTCCGCTAGAATAATGccagtcaatttttttttagatgcaGGTGCTTTCACTGCTGTCTAGAGTGATAATTTGACCTTTGTTGAATCTGTGTTTCTGCCACAGCTTTGCAGACTGTAAATTTTTCAGAGTGGTTTTGGGGAGATGAAAAGAGTGGGAAATTGGATTGTtaacattatttaattttcaaccTGTGTTTCTTATACTCATTGTGAATCGCTTCAAGGGGTGTGCAAAAGGTAGCTGAGAGCAGTAAAGCTATTACCAGGCTTTAACTCAGTAAAATACACTGGGtctgggtgggaggagagattcacaaatccaaaagctgaaaatcaCTGTGCTAGAATATCGCCTACCATTCACGCGTATTTATTGTGCAGTTAGATCCAGGTTTGACTGATGGTGCTTGGTatcccagacagagctccaggTCTATGTTATAAGATGTTTCCATGTAAACATAGGCATCAAGTATTCAGAGTTGCTATCATCTAATGCTTTCGTGACTCTATGGGGAGCCTAGACTTTCATTTCACGTATTGAGTTGAAtgctccttcttctccctccGGTCTTAACTCTCAGGGCACAAAGGAGAATTTTTACTTTCCTGTTGGTGTTCTACGATTGTATTTAAAAGGAACTCATGTTACTTGAATGCTAAGAATCATAttgttcttttctgcagagttgGTTACGCAGGTGACAACTTTGTTCGCTACACTGGAGATACCATTTCAATGGCACAGACTCAGTGTAAgtgggtttggtggggttttttaaggaAATGGACTTAAAAGACTCAAGTTAACAATGCTTCTTTGttgcaaaagagaaatgaatCTTTTTAGATTGAGGCTTTCTTTCAAATTACTACAGAATTAAAGATCGTAATTTGAATGCATACATCAGTTTTAGAATAAATATTGAGTGAAACCTCTTGTGTACGCAGTGTTTGCTTGGGAGGCTTATGACAAAGGCTCTGAAGTTCATCTTCAAGCAGACCCTACAAAATTAGAGCTACTTTATAAATCcttcaaagtgaaaaaagaagatttcaaggcacagcagaaagaaagcatCCTAGAGAAGGTAATAgacatttggttttatttagtaAGAATTCTGCTGAGTTTGAAGTCTGGGTCTTGGGGAACAAATAAGATTACGAATGCTATGTGAAAATGCATCAGCTGTTCTCAGCAGCTTAGAtttataaaatgatttttatatCTATACACACTATCTCATCAATTGGATTCATTATGTTATTTAATATAGGAACCTTTGAAGATCTGCTGgtatttctttgtattattGGGACCTCTTCCTTTAACTGTCAGAATTTCTCCAGTGAAAAATCTGACAGCAGTATGTAGGAGGAGTGggaatttagattttttttttttttttttttaaataatacaagtggttgaaaaaattcttttactgtttaaaaGTGGTATCTTTTATAAAATACCCAAGTAACTGTctcccaaaattatttttaaactttgctcttaaatgtgaaaagcagaattttgagACTTGAGTTTTGGGTGCAGTCTTctagataaatatttattttatattttgcaacTGGTTTCTTGGACAACTGACAAAGAACTAAATAATCCATTTAGGTTCTAACCTTATCAACATTCAAGTTTGGAGGGGGACAGGAAGTACTGCTCTGGTTATACCAGAGCCTTTTGGTTTGGTCTGAAAAATTTTCCTGCTTTGAGTGAGGAACATCACTGTTGTAATCCTCCAGgcataaggaaaacaaacaaaaaaccccaccacaccAAAAACCACCACAATGGCTATAGGAGGAGATGTATTTCTCTCCTAGCTATTCACTAAAGATTAAACTGTCTCCATCCACTTCTTTTGTGTCTTCTTCAGAAAGTACTGAAgatgacatttctgaaatgtatgcTTAACTACATaacaggtgggtttttttccaaaactattAGATGTcatttctatttgcattttagtATGGAGGACAAGAACATCTAGATGCCCCACCAGCTGAACTGCTGTTAGCTCAAACAGAAGATTACGTGGAATACTCTAGGCACGGAACAGTCATCAAAGGACAAGAGAAAGCTATTGCTTGCTCTAAATATGAAGAGGATGTAAAGATCAACAACCATACAGTAAGCCCTAGCTTatgttaaaattataaaaacattagATTCCTTCCCATTGGAAGGGAGTGAGGTATGGTGGGATACAGTACAATATCATTAATACGGCAAAGAAATTTCTCCTGTCTCAAATGTGACACTCCCTTTTCTACTAAGGAGGAATTTCAGATTGTCATGGTTGCGATGTGAATTTGAGGAGTTGTGATGGCAATCTTAAACTAAAGAGgaagtttctttattttccttcgACTTTGAATATGAGTTGACCGCatcctgttgcttttctgttttttgaaaCTGTACCTGTAAGGCTAATGTAAAATTGCAAAAGTATTTCTTATAACTTTCCCTTCTGGATTGTTTGAATAATTTACTTACCAGGATGTAACCTCAGGAATAAATTGCAGCCTGTCTCTTACGGGAGTATCATTATGAACATAACTGTTATGGTGTCTTCTCTTGCAGTGCATTTGGGGTTCATATTGGAAAGAAGGCAAGTGGGGTTACAAATGCTGCCACTCCTTTGTCAAGTACTCATACTGTACaggagaagctgggaaggaaatTGCTGTAAGTATTGTCTTATTTAGTCACCTGGAAAGAGCTAAAAAGCATTCATCGTCCTACCTAAGTTTTAgactgtttgccttttttttttggtggtggtttggttggggggggggggtgttatGCTTTTTTGTCCTTCCCCTTTCAAATGTGCTTAGTAAATGGGTATCCTTTCTCTTGGCTATTGTATAGAATACTGAAGCAAGCTTACTGGAAGAGCAACCCAGGGAGGACGAACACatgacaaaacccaaaacactgaTGGAGGTAGGTTGCTTCCCTTTCTCAGGAAGGAAGATGTTTTTCCTCAGCATTGTAAGAGATAGAAAGATATGTATAAGTACAAAATTATGTAAGTCATAATGAGTCTGAAAATTCTTAGACTGCATTATTATCATTAACATCTCTATTGAAAACTAAGCTCTCAAATAGCATTAATAGACGCTTGGGATTTAATGGCTTGAACATTACTAGTGTTTGCAAGTTGAATCTTAACAGTAACTGGTTTTCCATCTTACAGATCCaccaagagaaacagaaagaaaagaaaaagaagaagcaCAAGAAGAGCTCAAATTCAGATAGCGAGggtgaagagaaaaagaagcaagaaaaacttaaaaaggtGCACTATATTCTTCAGTGGTTTTGTGGCAAAAAGaacttgaaatatattttacaacAATGTCAGTTTTATGAAGCCTGTAATGCAGTTCTTGTGGTATTCTGTGGGATGTTCTTTGATGCTAATTTTGAGctaaagcaaatttaaaatgctgttagATGTTCTAAATTACATTCCCCATTTCTCAGGCAAACatgcaataaatatttagttttggAAGACTTTGTTTAGATGATTTAGAACACTTCCTGTCTAGGCACCTATTACAGCTGTAGATCTATAAAAGACATTGCAGAACACAATGATTTGCGTattgaagaaagatggagagatcAAAGGCACTGTCAAAGCTTAATTTGGCACTTTTTATCCCAGACTTGGGCCCAGTCTCACAGCTGATGCAATAAATCCATCCACGAGGCTATCTGCTGACTGCTGCTGAACAGCCCTTCTGCAAGCACAGCAGCCTGCCTCTGGATATTCAGAGTGTGAAACTAATGTTAAACTATGGTTAATCAAAGCATTGTACAAATGCAACTCCTTTTTAATAGCAAGAAGGAG
This portion of the Gymnogyps californianus isolate 813 chromosome 14, ASM1813914v2, whole genome shotgun sequence genome encodes:
- the SLU7 gene encoding pre-mRNA-splicing factor SLU7, translating into MASGTAVNATPSGGSNDVSLEEPKKMTREDWRKKKELEEQRKLGNAPAEVDEEGKDINPHIPQYISSVPWYIDPSKRPTLKHQRPQPEKQKQYSSSGDWYKRGVQEHAIATRYRKGACENCGALTHKKKDCMERPRKVGAKYTGMNIAPDEHVQPQLMFDYDGKRDRWNGYNPEEHMKIVEEYSKVDLAKRTLKAQKLQEELASGKLEQVNSPRHQWGEEEPNSQTERDHNSEDEDEDKYADDIDMPGQNFDSKRRITVRNLRIREDIAKYLRNLDPNSAYYDPKTRAMRENPYANTGKNPDEVGYAGDNFVRYTGDTISMAQTQLFAWEAYDKGSEVHLQADPTKLELLYKSFKVKKEDFKAQQKESILEKYGGQEHLDAPPAELLLAQTEDYVEYSRHGTVIKGQEKAIACSKYEEDVKINNHTCIWGSYWKEGKWGYKCCHSFVKYSYCTGEAGKEIANTEASLLEEQPREDEHMTKPKTLMEIHQEKQKEKKKKKHKKSSNSDSEGEEKKKQEKLKKALNAEEARLLHVKEIMQLDERKRPYNSVYETREPTEEEMEAYRMKRQRPDDPMASFLGQ